The following are encoded together in the Glycine max cultivar Williams 82 chromosome 8, Glycine_max_v4.0, whole genome shotgun sequence genome:
- the LOC100817432 gene encoding pentatricopeptide repeat-containing protein At5g40410, mitochondrial — MGPSASPSLVERQKEIGKPDKVALTAMLAGYAMHGQGKEAIEFFQRTVLEGLWSDASKVRALMKTKVYTRNARCSFIAHGKKICCFVVDDYSHPDSDKIHKKLEEIMRKIQEVGFVSETESILHDVDEEVKTDMINKHSEKIALAFGLLVSNADMPLVIIKNLQISQDCLNTAKFVSLIEKCTITIRDSKRFHHFSDASCSCGDYW, encoded by the exons ATGGGTCCCTCTGCGTCTCCATCTTTAGTTGAAAGACAAAAAG AGATCGGCAAGCCTGATAAAGTGGCATTGACTGCAATGCTTGCAGGGTATGCCATGCATGGGCAAGGGAAAGAAGCAATAGAGTTCTTTCAAAGGACTGTATTGGAAG GTCTGTGGAGtgatgcatcaaaagtgagagcTTTAATGAAGACTAAAGTTTATACTAGAAATGCTAGATGCAGTTTTATTGCGCATGGAAAAAAAATCTGTTGTTTTGTGGTGGATGATTATTCTCACCCTGACTCAGACAAAATACACAAGAAGCTGGAAGAGATTATGAGAAAAATTCAAGAGGTTGGTTTTGTGTCTGAAACTGAATCCATTCTCCATGATGTTGATGAAGAGGTCAAAACAGATATGATTAACAAGCATAGTGAGAAGATAGCACTTGCATTTGGACTTTTGGTTAGTAATGCTGATATGCCattagttataataaaaaatctcCAAATAAGCCAGGATTGCCTCAACACTGCAAAATTTGTCTCGCTGATAGAGAAGTGTACAATCACTATCCGAGATTCAAAGCGATTTCACCATTTTTCAGATGCATCATGCTCTTGTGGTGATTATTGGTAG